From one Streptomyces sp. R41 genomic stretch:
- a CDS encoding SigE family RNA polymerase sigma factor, with the protein MDAEAQESFREFVANRSSALLKTAVLLSGGDRHAAEDLLQNALIKAAGRWHRIDEPEAYVRQILYRQQVSRWRLKWPRRELSVAEPPEASPGADALSAAELRVVMRGALARLTARQRTVLVLRYFEDLPESDVARLLGCSVGTVRSTTHRSLARLRALAPELAALGPEGGAQPPSRDFSPVEVRS; encoded by the coding sequence ATGGATGCCGAAGCGCAGGAGAGCTTCCGGGAGTTCGTGGCGAACCGGTCGTCCGCGCTGCTGAAGACGGCCGTGCTGCTCAGCGGCGGCGACCGGCACGCCGCCGAGGACCTGTTGCAGAACGCCCTGATCAAGGCGGCGGGGCGGTGGCACCGCATCGACGAGCCCGAGGCGTACGTGCGGCAGATCCTCTACCGGCAGCAGGTGAGCCGCTGGCGGCTGAAGTGGCCGAGGCGGGAGCTGAGCGTCGCCGAGCCGCCCGAGGCGTCGCCCGGCGCGGACGCCCTGTCCGCCGCCGAACTGCGCGTCGTGATGCGCGGGGCGCTCGCCCGGCTGACGGCGCGCCAGCGCACCGTGCTCGTGCTGCGCTACTTCGAGGACCTGCCGGAGTCCGACGTGGCCCGGCTCCTCGGCTGCTCCGTCGGGACCGTACGGTCCACGACGCACCGCTCGCTCGCCCGGCTGCGGGCGCTCGCCCCCGAACTGGCCGCGCTCGGCCCGGAGGGCGGCGCGCAGCCTCCGTCCCGTGACTTCTCGCCCGTGGAGGTACGTTCGTGA
- the dapD gene encoding 2,3,4,5-tetrahydropyridine-2,6-dicarboxylate N-succinyltransferase — translation MTDTTASRTTGAVAAGLATLTADGTVLDTWFPAPELSAEPGPAGTERLSAERAVELLGEGAAKAMGPDARRGVEVVAVRTVIASLDDKPLDAHDTYLRLHLLSHRLVKPHGQSLDGIFGHLANVAWTSLGPVAVDDVEKVRLNARAQGLHLQVTSIDKFPRMTDYVAPKGVRIADADRVRLGAHLAEGTTVMHEGFVNFNAGTLGTSMVEGRISAGVVVGDGSDIGGGASTMGTLSGGGNVRITIGERCLIGAEAGVGIALGDECVVEAGLYVTAGTRVTMPDGQIVKARELSGASNILFRRNSVTGAVEARPNNAVWGGLNEVLHSHN, via the coding sequence ATGACCGACACGACTGCTTCTCGTACCACCGGCGCCGTCGCCGCCGGGCTCGCCACCCTCACCGCCGACGGCACTGTTCTCGACACCTGGTTCCCCGCTCCCGAGCTGTCCGCCGAGCCCGGCCCGGCCGGTACCGAGCGGCTGTCCGCCGAGCGGGCCGTGGAGCTGCTCGGCGAGGGTGCGGCGAAGGCCATGGGCCCGGATGCCCGTCGTGGCGTCGAGGTGGTCGCGGTCCGTACGGTCATCGCCTCGCTGGACGACAAGCCGCTCGACGCGCACGACACCTACCTGCGTCTGCACCTGCTCTCGCACCGCCTGGTCAAGCCGCACGGCCAGAGCCTGGACGGCATCTTCGGCCACCTCGCCAACGTCGCCTGGACCTCGCTCGGCCCGGTCGCCGTCGACGACGTCGAGAAGGTCCGGCTGAACGCCCGCGCGCAGGGCCTGCACCTCCAGGTCACGTCCATCGACAAGTTCCCGCGCATGACGGACTACGTCGCCCCGAAGGGCGTCCGCATCGCCGACGCCGACCGTGTCCGCCTCGGCGCGCACCTCGCCGAGGGCACGACCGTCATGCACGAGGGCTTCGTGAACTTCAACGCGGGCACGCTCGGCACCTCGATGGTCGAGGGCCGCATCTCGGCCGGCGTCGTGGTCGGCGACGGCTCGGACATCGGCGGCGGCGCCTCCACCATGGGCACCCTCTCGGGCGGCGGCAACGTCCGTATCACCATCGGTGAGCGCTGCCTGATCGGCGCCGAGGCGGGCGTCGGCATCGCGCTCGGCGACGAGTGCGTGGTGGAAGCGGGTCTGTACGTCACCGCCGGTACGCGTGTGACCATGCCCGATGGGCAGATCGTCAAGGCCCGCGAGCTCTCCGGCGCCTCGAACATCCTCTTCCGCCGCAACTCGGTCACCGGCGCCGTCGAGGCCCGCCCGAACAACGCGGTCTGGGGCGGCCTCAACGAGGTCCTGCACAGCCACAACTAG
- a CDS encoding TetR/AcrR family transcriptional regulator produces the protein MARRYDPERRQRIIDAAIRVVGAKGLAGLSHRSAAAEADVPLGSTTYHFKTLDELMVAALRQANEGFAKVVAARGGLEDPRTDLAAELAGWMGEWLAGDRNGVELEYELYLAALRRPALRTVAAEWAQDLAELLSRRTDPVTARALVALMDGICLQVLLTDASYDEEYARDMLGRIIG, from the coding sequence ATGGCGCGCCGGTACGACCCCGAGCGGCGGCAGCGGATCATCGACGCGGCGATCCGGGTCGTGGGCGCCAAGGGGCTCGCCGGGCTGAGCCATCGCTCCGCCGCGGCGGAGGCCGATGTGCCGCTCGGCTCCACCACGTACCACTTCAAGACCCTCGACGAACTGATGGTCGCCGCCCTGCGGCAGGCCAACGAGGGCTTCGCCAAGGTGGTCGCCGCGCGCGGCGGCCTGGAGGATCCGCGGACCGATCTGGCCGCGGAGCTCGCCGGCTGGATGGGCGAGTGGCTCGCGGGGGACCGCAACGGTGTCGAGCTGGAGTACGAGCTCTACCTCGCCGCCCTGCGCCGCCCCGCCCTGCGGACCGTCGCCGCCGAGTGGGCCCAGGACCTCGCCGAGCTGCTGTCCCGCCGCACGGATCCGGTCACCGCGCGGGCGCTGGTCGCGCTCATGGACGGCATCTGTCTCCAGGTGCTGCTCACCGACGCTTCGTACGACGAGGAGTACGCGCGGGACATGCTGGGGCGGATCATCGGCTGA
- a CDS encoding multidrug efflux SMR transporter has protein sequence MGYVLLAGAIAAEVAATTAMKYSDGFSRLWPSLVTLLGYVIAFALLAQTLKTVSVGTAYAIWAGVGTAVIAAIGMVFLGEGLNVAKAAGIALIIGGVVLLNLGGAH, from the coding sequence ATGGGATACGTACTGCTCGCCGGAGCCATCGCCGCGGAGGTGGCGGCCACCACCGCCATGAAGTACAGCGACGGTTTCAGCAGGCTGTGGCCGTCGCTGGTGACCCTCCTCGGATACGTCATCGCCTTCGCGCTGCTCGCGCAGACCCTGAAGACCGTCTCGGTCGGTACGGCCTACGCCATATGGGCCGGGGTCGGCACCGCCGTCATCGCCGCGATCGGCATGGTGTTCCTCGGGGAGGGGCTCAACGTCGCGAAGGCCGCCGGGATCGCGCTGATCATCGGCGGGGTCGTGCTGCTGAACCTGGGCGGTGCGCACTGA
- a CDS encoding sulfotransferase, with product MSDSVRPLFVLGCPRSGTTLLQLMLHAHPRIALPPETRFVLPAYEGRLGFGDLRERGNRAGLAQWITGREETRFHELGVDAGRVAERITEGPPTLGSALGLALQAYAEEHGKVRWGDKRPAYALHVAEILRLFPDAQFIHLVRDGRDCVASLLGMPWWHRGFHEAVATWSQVMDTTRRYASRLDSGSWHELRFEDLVTDPEGQLRGVCRFLGEEYVPEMSEPYRVAEVAVPARKTWHRRTHGALDTSRAGNWATRLTPAQIALCDDVLGDRLTSYGYELAGAVRPDPAELLRYRRVELLRRAAHAKRRMLDRLARVREPGPVARQPMAMTTSEFRA from the coding sequence GTGTCTGATTCTGTGCGACCCCTCTTCGTCCTCGGCTGTCCCCGTTCCGGGACCACCCTTCTGCAGCTGATGCTGCACGCGCATCCCCGGATCGCGCTGCCGCCCGAGACGCGGTTCGTGCTGCCCGCCTACGAGGGGCGGCTGGGCTTCGGTGACCTGCGCGAACGCGGCAACCGGGCCGGGCTCGCGCAGTGGATCACCGGGCGTGAGGAGACGCGATTCCACGAGCTCGGGGTGGACGCCGGGCGTGTGGCCGAGCGGATCACCGAGGGGCCGCCCACGCTCGGGTCGGCGCTCGGGCTCGCGCTCCAGGCGTATGCCGAGGAGCACGGAAAGGTCCGCTGGGGGGACAAGCGACCCGCCTACGCCCTCCACGTGGCCGAGATCCTTCGGCTCTTCCCCGACGCGCAGTTCATCCATCTCGTACGGGACGGACGGGACTGCGTCGCCTCGCTGCTGGGGATGCCCTGGTGGCACCGCGGCTTCCACGAGGCCGTGGCCACCTGGTCGCAGGTCATGGACACCACGCGCAGGTACGCCAGCAGGCTGGACTCCGGCAGCTGGCACGAGCTGCGCTTCGAGGATCTGGTGACCGACCCCGAGGGCCAACTGCGGGGTGTGTGCCGCTTCTTGGGGGAGGAGTACGTTCCCGAGATGAGCGAGCCGTACCGGGTGGCCGAAGTGGCCGTCCCCGCGCGGAAGACCTGGCACCGGCGTACTCACGGCGCGCTGGACACCTCGCGCGCCGGGAACTGGGCCACCAGGCTGACGCCCGCTCAGATCGCGCTGTGCGACGACGTATTGGGGGACCGCCTCACCTCGTACGGCTACGAACTGGCCGGCGCCGTCCGGCCGGACCCCGCGGAACTGCTGCGCTACCGGCGCGTGGAGCTCCTGCGACGGGCCGCCCACGCCAAGCGGCGAATGCTCGACCGCTTGGCGCGGGTGCGTGAACCGGGGCCCGTGGCCCGTCAGCCGATGGCCATGACCACGTCCGAGTTCAGGGCCTAG
- a CDS encoding AbfB domain-containing protein, producing MPGTTPVPGPKDDDQPAPSTEMVPWRPRPHGTPYPVQTDFLPEPPAPWEPGQAADEGRLPGTRRLWLAGGLALAVLIAAATAIAVQNSGTDTSSENRANETASDTGLLFPPGGAAADTDAAVTAPIGKSALSSPRSTPSASRGSASAKASEQGSDAQPAPGPSKPAASSKSPSSTPASSRKSIQSVNYPDRYWHVSDGAVRLDPVGSGSPATTKQAAGFKVVQGLANSSCYSFTTADGAYLRHRDFSLRADRNDGSDLFKKDATFCPRASSYTGAVMLESVNYPGRYLRHRNFQLRLDPYDNSGLYRADSAFRVVKGWG from the coding sequence ATGCCAGGAACAACGCCCGTGCCCGGGCCCAAGGACGACGACCAGCCGGCCCCCTCCACGGAGATGGTGCCCTGGCGCCCGCGCCCGCACGGCACTCCCTACCCCGTGCAGACAGACTTCCTCCCCGAACCCCCGGCGCCGTGGGAGCCCGGTCAGGCCGCGGACGAGGGCCGGCTGCCCGGGACTCGGCGGCTCTGGCTGGCCGGCGGGCTCGCGTTGGCGGTACTGATCGCCGCCGCGACCGCAATCGCCGTACAGAACAGCGGTACTGACACCTCATCAGAGAACCGGGCGAACGAGACCGCCTCCGACACTGGCCTCCTGTTCCCGCCCGGCGGGGCCGCGGCGGACACCGACGCGGCCGTCACGGCCCCGATCGGCAAGAGCGCCCTGTCCTCCCCGCGGTCCACCCCCTCCGCCTCGCGGGGATCGGCCTCGGCCAAGGCCTCGGAGCAAGGCTCCGACGCACAGCCCGCCCCCGGACCGTCGAAACCCGCCGCGTCCAGCAAGTCCCCCTCGTCCACGCCGGCCTCCTCACGGAAGTCGATCCAGTCCGTCAACTACCCCGACCGCTACTGGCACGTGAGCGACGGTGCCGTTCGGCTGGATCCGGTGGGCTCGGGCAGTCCGGCCACGACCAAGCAGGCGGCCGGCTTCAAAGTGGTCCAGGGACTCGCGAACTCCTCCTGCTACTCCTTCACCACCGCCGACGGCGCCTACCTCCGCCACCGCGACTTCTCTCTGCGTGCCGACCGCAACGACGGCTCCGACCTCTTCAAGAAGGACGCCACCTTCTGCCCCCGAGCGTCGTCGTACACCGGTGCCGTCATGCTGGAGTCGGTCAACTACCCGGGCCGCTACCTGCGTCACCGCAACTTCCAGCTCCGCCTGGATCCGTACGACAACAGCGGGCTGTACCGCGCGGACTCGGCGTTCCGTGTGGTGAAGGGCTGGGGCTGA
- a CDS encoding response regulator transcription factor → MRPTVLIVDDHPPFRAAARAVLEAEGFGVVGEAGDATAALLACARLNPEVVLLDVQLPGPDGFAVAELLAAQPHEGPAPDVVLISSRARGSYRERLRTSPVRGFLAKDELSGAALRALLARER, encoded by the coding sequence ATGCGGCCGACGGTACTCATCGTCGATGATCACCCGCCGTTCCGGGCCGCCGCGCGGGCGGTGCTGGAGGCGGAGGGATTTGGTGTCGTCGGCGAGGCCGGTGACGCCACGGCCGCCCTGCTCGCCTGCGCTCGGCTGAACCCCGAAGTGGTGCTGCTGGACGTGCAGTTGCCGGGCCCCGACGGGTTCGCGGTGGCGGAGTTGCTCGCCGCGCAGCCGCACGAGGGCCCCGCCCCGGACGTCGTCCTCATCTCCAGCCGGGCGCGCGGCAGTTACCGCGAGCGGCTGCGCACCAGTCCGGTCAGGGGCTTCCTCGCCAAGGACGAGCTGTCCGGCGCGGCTCTGCGCGCGCTGCTGGCACGGGAACGGTGA
- a CDS encoding sensor histidine kinase, with protein sequence MDSWDVFTGCALLASGAVCVRRRAGLPLIASGVCWFLGDVVGWAVFVHRGVLFFLVLTCPAVRLGSGGRSYGEGARGRRGTLSSASGERPRTVTPSTTSVRTTAWKLGSRTRVRTVMSGLLGRARVRTVASGLLRRTRVRTVASALSWQTAEGRRTHAGARNPTRLRTVTPKVPGQTRVPPVAPKPPWRMRLRLITASLPAQMRLPLVAPVLGPAVVACCTALYPLTRIDAVAVVEVAALVGGAGLRLRATAAGAHERRARGIAFAAAVLLAGAVVWGVVARRSGVAGDLVVLRTYELVVAVAGGALCAGALLSGSARAALTRLVVDLGEPAGGGPLRARLAPVLGDPGLELGYWVPELGGYVDEAGRPVRLPPAGAARVVTPLEQDGRPLAVLVHDGSMPHDRALLSAVAAVARLAVSNARLQAEIRGRLAELESSRRRLVEAADTERRRLERQLDEDVLHRLDRAAEVLADSGDWAGPVLDALRAAHAELREFARGIHPATLVRDGLAAALGEQTAQCPLPLTLDVPEGRFDPAVEAAAYFICCEALTNAVKHAHAGRVSVRVTARPDGGVEVEVRDDGAGGARPELGTGLRGLADRAEALGGTLRVENAPGGGTWLFAQIPQGIALGAGARDSGAGPDVREVSDPYRRNRSEQSAGGE encoded by the coding sequence GTGGACAGCTGGGACGTCTTCACCGGCTGCGCACTGCTCGCGAGCGGCGCGGTGTGCGTCCGGCGACGGGCCGGCCTGCCGCTGATCGCGTCCGGGGTCTGCTGGTTCCTCGGCGACGTCGTGGGGTGGGCGGTGTTTGTCCACCGTGGGGTGCTGTTCTTCCTGGTACTGACCTGTCCGGCGGTGCGGCTGGGGTCGGGCGGGCGGTCGTACGGGGAGGGGGCGCGGGGGCGGAGGGGCACGCTGTCGTCGGCTTCGGGGGAGCGGCCCCGGACAGTCACGCCGTCCACCACTTCGGTGCGGACGACGGCGTGGAAGCTCGGCTCGCGGACGCGTGTGCGGACGGTCATGTCGGGGCTACTGGGACGCGCGCGTGTGCGGACGGTCGCATCGGGGCTCTTGAGGCGCACGCGCGTGCGGACGGTGGCGTCGGCGCTCTCATGGCAGACGGCGGAAGGCCGCCGGACGCATGCCGGCGCGCGGAACCCCACGCGTCTGCGGACGGTCACGCCGAAGGTCCCGGGGCAGACGCGCGTGCCGCCGGTCGCACCGAAGCCCCCTTGGCGAATGCGCCTACGGTTGATCACAGCGAGCCTCCCCGCGCAGATGCGCCTGCCATTGGTCGCACCGGTGCTCGGCCCCGCCGTGGTCGCCTGCTGTACCGCGCTGTATCCGCTCACCAGGATCGACGCGGTGGCCGTCGTCGAGGTCGCCGCTCTGGTCGGCGGAGCCGGCCTGAGGCTGCGCGCGACGGCGGCCGGGGCGCATGAGCGCCGGGCGCGGGGTATCGCCTTCGCGGCGGCGGTCCTGCTGGCAGGCGCGGTGGTGTGGGGCGTGGTGGCACGCCGGTCGGGCGTGGCGGGTGACCTCGTGGTGCTGCGGACGTACGAGCTGGTCGTCGCGGTGGCCGGCGGCGCACTGTGCGCCGGGGCGCTGCTCTCCGGGTCCGCACGGGCCGCTCTCACCCGTCTCGTCGTCGACCTGGGCGAGCCGGCCGGCGGCGGCCCGCTGCGCGCCCGGCTGGCCCCGGTCCTGGGCGACCCCGGGCTGGAGCTCGGTTACTGGGTGCCCGAGCTGGGCGGATACGTCGACGAGGCGGGGCGTCCCGTACGGCTGCCGCCCGCCGGGGCGGCCCGGGTGGTGACTCCGCTCGAGCAGGACGGCAGGCCGCTCGCGGTGCTGGTGCACGACGGCTCCATGCCGCACGACCGTGCCCTGCTGTCCGCCGTCGCCGCGGTGGCCCGGCTCGCGGTCAGCAACGCGCGGCTCCAGGCGGAGATCCGCGGCCGGTTGGCCGAGCTGGAGTCCTCGCGGCGCCGGCTCGTCGAGGCCGCCGACACCGAACGGCGCAGGCTGGAGCGGCAGTTGGACGAGGATGTGCTGCACCGGCTCGACCGGGCCGCCGAGGTGCTGGCCGATTCCGGCGACTGGGCCGGACCCGTACTCGACGCGCTGCGGGCGGCCCACGCCGAGCTGCGTGAGTTCGCGCGGGGCATCCACCCCGCGACGCTGGTCCGCGACGGTCTGGCCGCCGCACTCGGGGAACAGACCGCGCAGTGTCCGCTGCCGCTCACCCTGGACGTGCCGGAGGGCCGCTTCGACCCGGCGGTGGAGGCGGCCGCGTACTTCATCTGCTGCGAGGCGCTCACCAACGCGGTGAAGCACGCGCACGCCGGCCGGGTGAGCGTGCGGGTCACCGCCCGGCCGGACGGCGGGGTCGAGGTCGAGGTGCGCGACGACGGCGCGGGCGGGGCGCGGCCGGAGCTGGGCACGGGGCTGCGCGGCCTCGCCGACCGGGCCGAGGCGCTCGGCGGCACGCTGCGCGTCGAGAACGCGCCGGGCGGGGGCACGTGGCTGTTCGCACAGATTCCCCAAGGGATAGCCCTGGGGGCGGGGGCGCGGGATTCGGGGGCTGGCCCTGATGTGCGCGAGGTGTCCGATCCGTACCGTCGTAACAGGTCGGAACAGTCGGCCGGCGGCGAGTAG
- a CDS encoding TRAP transporter substrate-binding protein yields the protein MRARRTGISGSLGAVVGLVLLAATGCSGSAAADKAGGHSAAKPVELTLATPMGTSEEFESFLLNVEMLSHGSIRIQVQTDAHHQEGPDFETRLLDDVKQGRVDLAALGSRAFDSTGARPLRALTAPLLITGYDAEEKVLAAPVARRMVREVDGDGLTGVGLLPGTLRRPLGARTPLLGPADYKGRTIGEQQSQVADATLRALGAKPVAFPAGGSVDAFGGYEQQLTSGDGNRYDKNGMIATANVVLWPRPVVLVAGTKAFQRLTSDQRAVLRKAGQQAVSGSAAVLRSHEKESLGNLCRRGQKLATATPSQLAGLRKAVQPVYDQLARDRRTKEYLDAITSLVRNIPAEPTVSCKGMTSTTD from the coding sequence ATGCGCGCACGACGTACGGGCATCAGTGGTTCGCTGGGCGCGGTGGTGGGACTCGTCCTGCTTGCCGCCACCGGCTGCTCGGGCTCGGCCGCCGCCGACAAGGCCGGCGGCCACAGCGCGGCCAAGCCGGTCGAGCTGACCCTGGCGACGCCCATGGGCACGTCGGAGGAGTTCGAATCCTTCCTCCTCAACGTGGAGATGCTGTCCCACGGATCGATCCGCATCCAGGTGCAGACGGACGCCCACCATCAGGAAGGACCCGACTTCGAGACCCGGCTTCTCGACGACGTCAAACAGGGAAGGGTCGACCTCGCCGCTCTCGGCAGCCGCGCCTTCGACTCCACGGGGGCGCGCCCCCTGCGTGCACTGACCGCACCCCTGCTCATCACCGGCTATGACGCCGAGGAGAAGGTGCTCGCCGCCCCTGTGGCGCGGCGCATGGTGCGGGAGGTCGACGGCGACGGGCTGACCGGGGTCGGTCTGCTGCCCGGCACCCTGCGTCGCCCCCTCGGCGCGCGCACTCCGCTGCTCGGCCCGGCCGACTACAAGGGGCGAACGATCGGCGAGCAGCAGTCCCAGGTCGCGGACGCCACGCTGCGGGCGCTCGGCGCGAAGCCTGTGGCGTTCCCGGCGGGCGGGTCGGTGGACGCCTTCGGGGGGTACGAGCAGCAGCTCACCTCGGGCGACGGGAACCGGTATGACAAGAACGGAATGATCGCGACGGCCAATGTCGTGCTGTGGCCGCGCCCGGTGGTCCTGGTCGCCGGTACCAAGGCCTTCCAACGGCTGACCAGCGACCAGCGGGCTGTGCTGCGCAAGGCGGGACAGCAGGCCGTGTCCGGCTCGGCCGCCGTGCTGCGCTCGCACGAGAAGGAGTCCCTGGGCAATCTGTGCCGCCGCGGCCAGAAGCTCGCCACCGCGACCCCGTCCCAACTGGCCGGGCTGCGCAAGGCCGTTCAGCCGGTGTACGACCAGCTGGCCCGCGACCGGCGCACCAAGGAGTACCTCGACGCCATCACCTCGCTGGTGCGGAACATACCGGCCGAGCCCACCGTGTCCTGCAAAGGCATGACATCCACCACCGACTGA
- a CDS encoding histidine kinase: MTRATSVQLPLWVAGFALGPATFALVRAHPGQALADTPALVALELATGWGLLAIGLIARLRRPAHRGGVLLATAGAGSFLAEWANPGISWAPAFTAGLVLYAAGPPLVAHAVLAHPSGRTGSRTARGLILLAYTNAVLCLGLLQAVVYDPWGAGCAECPGNGLLIVASPRTLDALGRTGIAVGAAWPCVLIVLLGWRAGRASSALRRQAAPMWAAGAVYAVLVAADYAHSLPRHTLSNDPTDRRLWLAQEVALLLLAAAAAWPWLQQRRTRGALADLVVELAAAPAPGGLRDALARLLGDPTLTLAYPLADGRLVDARGRPTGVPHPHGGQAVPHRDQPTLRADPTDPHHDQPTLRADPTDPHHDQTAVRADPTDPHRDQTAVRADATDPHRDRTAVRGDEPAPHGDQTDSRNDKMASHGGQTDLSSPPPPLPVPSLGAPPPDPDIALRACPPATGDATSAPITGRTTTTHTPTTTATPDTATARSDAPPTPTTVTELVRGDRTLALLGHRPELLSEPGLGPAPEIARISRLALDNERLHAELAARMGDLRASQARIVATGDAERRRLERDLHDGAQQRLLALALTLRLARTGAVEASTTADVAERELRAAVAALRALAHGLFPAVLADEGLSAAVGALLEETQSPVAVTALPGRRLGRAVEAAAYFTIAEAVAHHATAVSADVTDGRLLVALDGCHGLDVLRIADRVGALDGTVTAPEPPHTAIRVEIPC, from the coding sequence ATGACACGGGCAACCTCCGTGCAACTCCCGCTCTGGGTGGCCGGTTTCGCACTGGGACCGGCCACCTTCGCGCTGGTCCGGGCCCACCCCGGCCAGGCCCTCGCCGACACGCCGGCACTGGTCGCCCTGGAACTCGCCACGGGCTGGGGACTGTTGGCGATCGGGCTGATCGCGCGGCTGCGCCGGCCGGCCCATCGCGGCGGTGTACTGCTCGCCACCGCGGGAGCCGGCTCGTTCCTCGCCGAATGGGCCAACCCGGGCATCAGCTGGGCACCGGCGTTCACCGCGGGGCTCGTGCTGTACGCGGCCGGACCGCCCCTCGTGGCCCACGCGGTGCTGGCCCATCCGTCCGGACGGACCGGCTCCAGAACCGCACGCGGCCTGATCCTGCTCGCGTACACCAACGCCGTGCTGTGCCTCGGACTGCTCCAGGCGGTCGTGTACGACCCCTGGGGCGCGGGCTGCGCGGAGTGCCCCGGCAACGGTCTGCTGATCGTCGCGAGCCCCCGCACGCTGGACGCGCTCGGCCGCACCGGGATCGCGGTGGGCGCCGCATGGCCGTGCGTGCTCATCGTGCTGCTGGGGTGGCGTGCCGGCCGGGCCTCCTCCGCGCTGCGCCGGCAAGCCGCTCCGATGTGGGCCGCGGGCGCCGTGTACGCGGTTCTGGTCGCGGCCGACTACGCGCACAGCCTGCCCCGGCACACGCTGAGCAACGACCCCACCGACCGTCGGCTGTGGCTGGCCCAGGAGGTGGCACTGCTGCTGCTCGCGGCCGCCGCGGCCTGGCCATGGCTCCAGCAGCGCCGGACCCGTGGCGCCCTGGCCGACCTGGTCGTCGAACTGGCCGCCGCCCCGGCGCCGGGCGGCCTGCGTGACGCCCTCGCCCGCCTCCTGGGCGACCCGACACTGACGCTCGCGTATCCCCTGGCTGACGGCAGGCTGGTCGACGCGCGGGGGCGCCCTACCGGCGTTCCCCACCCGCACGGCGGCCAGGCCGTCCCACACCGTGACCAGCCCACCTTGCGAGCCGACCCGACCGACCCACACCATGACCAGCCCACCTTGCGAGCCGACCCGACCGACCCACACCATGACCAGACGGCCGTGCGAGCCGACCCGACCGACCCACACCGTGACCAGACGGCCGTGCGAGCCGACGCGACCGACCCACACCGTGACCGGACGGCCGTGCGAGGCGACGAACCCGCCCCGCACGGCGACCAAACGGACTCGCGAAACGACAAAATGGCCTCGCACGGCGGCCAGACAGACCTTTCTTCGCCCCCTCCGCCCCTACCCGTCCCATCCCTGGGGGCTCCGCCCCCAGACCCCGATATCGCGCTTCGCGCTTGTCCCCCCGCCACCGGCGACGCGACTAGCGCACCCATCACCGGCCGCACAACCACCACGCACACCCCCACCACCACCGCGACCCCCGACACCGCGACCGCCCGCAGCGACGCACCTCCCACCCCCACCACCGTCACCGAACTGGTCCGCGGCGACCGCACCCTCGCGCTCCTAGGCCACCGTCCCGAGCTGCTCTCCGAACCCGGTCTGGGCCCGGCCCCGGAGATCGCGAGGATCTCCCGGCTCGCCCTCGACAACGAGCGGCTGCATGCCGAACTGGCCGCGCGGATGGGTGACTTGCGGGCCTCGCAGGCCCGGATCGTCGCGACCGGTGACGCCGAGCGCCGTCGGCTGGAGCGCGATCTGCACGACGGCGCCCAACAGCGGCTGCTGGCCCTGGCGTTGACGCTGCGCCTCGCCCGTACGGGTGCCGTCGAGGCGTCCACCACGGCCGACGTGGCGGAGCGCGAGCTGCGCGCGGCGGTGGCGGCGCTGCGCGCCCTGGCCCACGGGCTCTTCCCGGCCGTCCTCGCCGACGAAGGCCTCTCCGCGGCGGTCGGCGCACTTCTGGAGGAGACACAGTCACCGGTCGCGGTCACGGCTCTGCCCGGGCGGCGACTCGGCCGAGCAGTCGAAGCGGCCGCCTACTTCACCATCGCCGAGGCGGTCGCGCACCACGCCACCGCGGTGAGTGCCGACGTCACGGACGGTCGGCTGCTCGTCGCGCTCGACGGCTGCCACGGCCTCGACGTTCTGCGCATCGCCGACCGGGTAGGCGCCCTCGACGGCACCGTCACCGCCCCCGAACCCCCGCACACCGCGATCCGTGTGGAGATCCCATGCTGA
- a CDS encoding response regulator: MLKTPLRVVIADDEVLLREGLERLLTESGLDVVGKAGTVPELLDAVAATDPDVAIVDIRMPPTHTDEGLVAARELGLKHPRVGVLLLSHHLESTYAVRLLEQHPGGAGYLLKDRVLDVIVLVDALHRIADGECVVDPAIVTRLLGRPRPRSPLPRLTERESEVLRLMAEGRSNRGICARLHMSPKTLEGHVRSIFGKLGLLDSPDDHRRVLAVLAYLQVSVDRA, encoded by the coding sequence ATGCTGAAGACCCCGTTGCGCGTGGTGATCGCGGACGACGAAGTGCTGCTGCGCGAGGGGCTGGAACGGCTGCTCACCGAGTCGGGCCTGGACGTCGTCGGCAAGGCGGGCACCGTACCCGAGCTGCTCGACGCCGTGGCGGCCACCGACCCGGACGTGGCGATCGTCGACATCAGGATGCCGCCGACCCACACGGACGAAGGCCTGGTGGCGGCAAGGGAGTTGGGTCTCAAGCACCCGCGCGTCGGGGTCCTCCTCCTCTCCCACCACCTCGAATCCACGTATGCGGTACGCCTGTTGGAGCAGCACCCCGGTGGCGCGGGCTATCTCCTCAAGGACCGTGTCCTCGACGTGATCGTCCTGGTGGACGCCCTGCACCGGATCGCCGACGGGGAGTGCGTGGTCGACCCGGCCATCGTCACCCGCCTGCTGGGCCGTCCCCGCCCCCGCTCACCCCTGCCGAGGCTGACGGAACGGGAGAGCGAGGTCCTGCGGCTGATGGCCGAGGGCCGCTCCAACCGCGGCATCTGCGCGCGCCTCCACATGAGCCCGAAAACCCTCGAAGGCCACGTCCGCAGCATCTTCGGCAAGCTCGGCCTCCTCGACTCGCCCGACGACCACCGCCGCGTACTGGCGGTACTGGCGTATCTCCAGGTCTCCGTGGACCGCGCCTGA